A region from the uncultured Bacteroides sp. genome encodes:
- a CDS encoding UpxY family transcription antiterminator produces MLSDKLDNNLNYSLPDTKISEDKKWYVVLTRTHAEYKVREYLSLLNIENFLPIQSKIIEKKGKTAEKEHLVLPRMVFVHISREEMQTVRNTMNVFDFLRDRSRSAPTSVPPKQMADFRYMLDYSRKEVIVTGERIPAGTPVVVAKGDLKGLQGELVRYEGKYHILVRIDIFGCALVSIPASFVKKEKEN; encoded by the coding sequence TTGCTGTCCGATAAATTAGATAATAATCTTAACTATTCGCTTCCGGATACCAAGATATCCGAAGACAAAAAGTGGTACGTAGTCTTAACCCGTACCCATGCAGAGTATAAAGTTCGCGAATATCTGTCCCTCTTAAATATAGAGAATTTTCTACCTATTCAGTCTAAAATTATAGAGAAAAAAGGTAAAACGGCAGAAAAAGAACACCTTGTACTTCCCCGCATGGTTTTTGTGCATATATCCCGCGAAGAGATGCAAACCGTGCGAAACACGATGAATGTGTTCGACTTCCTTCGCGACCGCTCCCGTTCCGCCCCCACTTCCGTTCCCCCCAAACAGATGGCCGACTTCCGTTACATGCTCGATTATTCCCGCAAGGAAGTCATCGTTACCGGCGAGCGCATCCCCGCAGGTACTCCCGTAGTGGTAGCCAAAGGAGATCTCAAAGGCCTTCAGGGCGAACTCGTGCGCTACGAAGGCAAGTATCACATCTTGGTGCGGATAGATATATTCGGATGTGCGCTGGTTAGTATTCCGGCTAGTTTTGTGAAGAAAGAAAAAGAAAATTAA